The nucleotide window CACAACACTGTGCTGTTGCATCATAATCATCATGATTCATGCTCTGACACAGAAATTGGCTTACTTAACTGCAGATGATCACCTGACTTGTTGCTTCCAGCATGGTGGCTTTTGGCCGTCTCTACTGCTGAAAAAACCAGTGAATGTACTGCCAGCACAgtctgacagacacacacagagcccTGACAACTTTCCACTCACTTCTCAAAACATCAAGACTCTATggtaatataaatgttattacccTAATACGCaaagtgaaaacagaaatttTAAACGATTATCTGATGATGAGGCGAAAATTAGTAGGATTCATACATTCTGTGTGATGGTTTAAGGGaccaaagctaaaataaaaagaagagatTTAGGTAACATACTTCTTTGGCAATGCTTCTGGTTCCAGCAGCGCTCACTGAAGTCCCCGTTGATGGTGGTGAGGGGGCAGGTGGTTTTGCCCTGAACAGTGCCAGGGCAGACGTCTCCGCACTCACGATCATTCTTATTGGCCATGATGTAGTTGTCCTCCACCGAGTCAAGGATCATGGACCAGTCAAGGGTGGAGAGGTAGCAGAGGTCGGGGTTCTTCTCCACACGCACGGCTCCACGGGTGATGTTCATCAGGCTGTGAAGGCCGATCTCTTTCAGCTGCAGCATCTCGAACAACACGAGTGCGTAGTTGAAGAAGAGATTATTACCGCGCACCACTGTGAGGTTGGGAAACAGGTCACTGAGGCTCTCCAGGCCATAAACGCGGAAGAGGAGCAGGTAGTCCGTTACTACAGTCAGCTTGGGGTAACTCAGACCACGGAAATCCTCCGGTTTGGTCGTGAACATGAGCAGGATCTTTAAGTGGCCTTCGATCACAGTGCAGTTCTCCAGAACCCGCAGGTTGGTCACATTATTTCTGATGTCTTTACTTGAGCAAACTGCGACAACAAAAAGACAgcaaaatgttaatttgtttagTGAAAATCTACAGCAAAAATTGCTTACAGATGATGACCTTCAATATAAAATGATTCT belongs to Carassius auratus strain Wakin unplaced genomic scaffold, ASM336829v1 scaf_tig00215985, whole genome shotgun sequence and includes:
- the LOC113096592 gene encoding insulin receptor-like, whose amino-acid sequence is MFTTKPEDFRGLSYPKLTVVTDYLLLFRVYGLESLSDLFPNLTVVRGNNLFFNYALVLFEMLQLKEIGLHSLMNITRGAVRVEKNPDLCYLSTLDWSMILDSVEDNYIMANKNDRECGDVCPGTVQGKTTCPLTTINGDFSERCWNQKHCQRSMLPKSLLFILALVP